CTCAAGACCTGCAGTAAGCTTACGTTGTGATTTGTCATCCAGGCGACCTTGGGTGAATTCGATATTAGGCATTGTGCACCTCTACTGCTTTATACGGGGGTTGGAAGATAGTGACCGCAAATAGTACTAGAGTTGATAGGCTTTTCCTATGAGTGTGAAAAAGCCCTCAACAGATGTTGAGGGCTTTAGAGTGTTCAGCTCAAATTTTGAGTTCAGTAGAACTTAGCGTTGAGGGATAACTTACGCCGTCTCTGTTTCACCGGTCGGTTTCTCTTCATCTGCCAGGTCAATATCACCTTTGCCTTTTGATTTCTTAATCACGTAGCCCGCGATAGAAAGTGAAGACACGATACCTAGGATGGTTGATAGCTGCATTGGCAGACCGAAGCCTAGTGTCGCGTTGTTCAGGATGAAGGTGATCACTACCGTTGTCATGAATACCGCTGGTACTGTGGTTACCCAGTGAAGCTTGTTGTGACGCAGCAGGTAAGCCGACGCAGTCCAAAGCATCATCACTGCTGTGGTTTGGTTTGCAAAACCGAAGTAGCGCCAGATAACACCGAAGTCTACTTGAGTTAGGATGCCACCGATAATGAACAGTGGGATAGCCATCATCAGGCGGTTACGCAGTGTCTTCTGCTCCATGTTGAAGTATTCAGCAAGGATAAGACGGCTTGAACGGAACGCTGTGTCACCAGAAGTAATCGGTAGGATAACCACACCTAGGAAGGCAAGCACACCACCAAACACACCCAGTAGACCGAATGACGCGCTGTAAACCACGTTACCAGGACCACCGTTCTTCACTGCTTCTGCAAGAGAATCGATAGAGCCGAAGAAAGATAGAGCCAGTGCACACCAGATTAGCGCGATAACACCTTCACCAATCATTGCACCGTAGAATACGAAGCGACCGTTCTTTTCATTTTCCATACAGCGAGCCATCAGCGGAGACTGGGTTGCGTGGAAGCCCGAGATAGCGCCACAAGCGATGGTGATGAATAGTGCAGGCCAAAGTGGCAGGTCATTCGGGTTCATGTTGGTAAACATGTCACTGATTTCAAAGCCGCCCATGATTTGGTGCTCGCTTGACAGTGCAACCGCCGTGATAAGGCCAACAGACATGAAGATAAGCAGCGCGCCGAACAGTGGGTAGAAACGGCCGATGATTTTATCTACAGGAACAATTGTCGCGATGATGTAGTACGCGAAAATAATCACTACCATAGTGGTCATGCTCATCGACATGTCCATTTGGTCGTTCACTAGGTTAGTAATCATGCCAGCTGGAGCTGAAACGAAAACCACACCAACCAGCAGTAATAGGACGATGGCAAAAATGTTCATAAAGTGTTTGGCGCCATTGCCTAAGTAACGACCGGTTATGGTAGGTACAGATGCACCGCCATTGCGAACAGACAGCATACCTGAGAAGTAATCGTGAACCGCACCTGCGAAGATACAGCCGATAACAATCCAAAGCATTGCTGCAGGACCATATAGAGCACCCATGATTGGGCCGAAGATAGGGCCGACACCTGCGATGTTCAGTAGTTGAACCAAGTAAACTTTCTTGGTTGACATTGGAACGTAATCCACACCGTCAGCTTTCGTATGAGCGGGGGTTTGACGTTTTTCGTTAATACCAAAGACCTTCTCAATGAAAGCCCCGTAGATAAAGTAGCCGCCAATCAAGGCTGCAACACAAGTTAAAAACCACAACATAACTGTTATCCCTAGTTTGTGATGACATTAATTTCTGGTAACTATTATAAAAATGATGAATTAACTCCACATTGGCTTATTCGGTCAGTGGCGAAATAGCTGATTAAGTGGTCAATAGCTAAGTTAAGTGGTTTTGCTGATAACTAAGCGGTCGAATTTATCGGCTGAGTGGCAGAATAAAAGCGTGAAGCGGGTCACTTTCGCTGTTTGAGAGTGGCAAAACTGCGTGAGAACTGGCATTGTTACCGGCAGACATTTATCGATCATAAAGGGAAATCATGAGAGCGCTAATCATCGTTGCGACCAGCTTGCTGGCATTCGGTTGTGCTAAAGGTGTGGACGATCTTGCCCAAGAAGGAAGCTGGGATCAGATCGGCTATCAAGATGGCGTGAGAGGTCAGCTATCTCGCAGTTATTCAGATTTGAATAAGCTCGGTGAAGCGGTGCATACTGAGTATGATGCGGGTTATCAGCGCGGTGTTATCGAATTTTGTGATGCCGACTTTGCATACCAAATTGGTTTGTCAGGACAGTACTATACGGGGGCGTGTGAAGGTCTGCCTGAAGCGCAGCGTTTTCGAATGGAATGGCAACGAGGCTGGACGGATTACTCTCAGCAAAGTGGCTTTTAATAGCGCCGATCGATCGCAGTAAAAAGGGTTAGCTTAGTGCTAACCCTTTTCGTTTTTATGAGCTTTAAGTTTAAGGTCACGTATTAACTAGCGCTTGTCTCGTTATCCACAGCCTTACGAAGAAACCCGTCTTGCTTTGTAAGCTGCTTCTCAGCATTGGCTTTGTCTAATCCCGTTAGAATCATGAGTATCGATAGTTTCACATCATAGTCCGTTTGTTTGAGTGCTGTCGTCGCAGCGTCTTTGTTGCAGTCGGTCGCTTGCATCACAATGCGCGTTGCACGGGCAACCAACTTTGCGTTGGTCGCTTTCACATCTACCATCAGGTTTTGATAGCTCTTGCCTAAGCGGATCATGCTTGCAGTAGTTAGCATGTTCAGAACCAGCTTTTGCGCAGTGCCAGACTTTAAACGTGTCGAGCCGGTCAGTGCTTCTGGTCCCACAACTGGGCTAATGGCAATATTCGCTACATTCGCAATATCAGAAGCGGGATTACATGACAGTGCCACTGACGTCGCGCCAACTTCGTTGGTATATTCAAGAGCACCAATCACATAAGGTGTTCGGCCGCTTGCCGCGATGCCCACCACCACATCTTTGTCGGTAAGCACGATATCTTTTAAGTCTTGCGCACCAAGCACTGGGTCATCTTCTGCCCCTTCTTTGGCTTTAAACATTGCCTCTTTACCGCCTGCTATAATGCCAACTACCATATCAGGGTCGGTCCCAAAGGTTGGCGGGCACTCCGATGCATCCAACACGCCAAGACGACCGCTGGTTCCTGCGCCAACATAGAGTAAGCGCCCCCCCTGTTTGAAGGCTTCTGTGATGGCATCGACGGCCTCGGCTATTTCTGGAATCACTTTTTCGACGGCGAGCGGAACTAGGCTGTCTTGCTGGTTCATACGCATCAGGATGTGCTCAGACGAGAGCAGATCGATATCCATGGTTTCCGGGTTGCGCCCTTCAGAGACGAGTTGGGAAAGCGCATTTAATAAAGCGTCGTTTGTCATAGTGAGTCCTAGTTAGCAGGGTAAAACACACCTAGCGATACGGCTTTGCTGGCGCCGGTCACCGAAGGTAGATTACTTGGTATTTTATTTATAAAACAGTGTGCCAGCCAAGCGAAGGCCATCGACTCCATGTAGTCACCGCTGATCGCTTCACTATCGGTAGAATCGACATGCCAGTTTGCGAGTAGCTCGCTCATGCGGCTCATGATAATCGGGTTGTTCGCGCCGCCGCCACAGACGAGCAGTTTTGGACAGGCACCAACGCAGTATGGCTTGACTGCTTGGGCGATGGTTCTGGCGGTAAATTCGGTGAGCGTGCGTAATACATCGTGGTTGTTAACGGCGCTATCTAGTTTTGCTAGCTGAGTTTGCAACCACTCACCGTGATAATACTCACGCCCGGTACTTTTTGGTGCGCTGCGCTTGAGGTAAGGGTCGGTGAGCATCTGTGCCAACAAGCTATCGTTAACGTTTCCTTGTTTGGCAAGGTGTGCATCTTGGTCAAAAGCTTGCAAGAACGCGTGGGAACACCAATGATCCAATAGCACATTGCCAGGCCCTGTATCAAATCCTACGACATCACCATTTGGTTGCAGAACGGATACATTGGCAATACCGCCAATATTAAGGATCACTTGAGTCGATTCACTGTCACTAAAAAGGTAGCGATGAAAAGCAGGTACTAAGGGCGCGCCTTGACCACCTAGCGCCATGTCTTTGCGTCTGAAATCACCGACAGTATTAATGCCAGTGAGCGCGGCAACCAGGTTGTTATCGCCCAACTGGGTGGTAAATGGCATTTCGCCGTCTGGCTGGTGAAAGACCGTCTGCCCATGGTTGCCGATTGCGGTGATGTCACCAGCGCTGTAGTTCGATTTAGCCAGTAGTGATTCCACCGCATGCACATAGAGTTTTCCGAGTTTATGGTCGAGTTCACCGACTTGTTTTAGGCTGGTGGTTTGTCCTTGGCATATCGCTAGCACCTCACTTTTAAGGGCGTCGGGATAGCTCAAGAAATCGCTGTCTACGAGACGAATCTGCTTGTCCCTAATCGCAACAATGGCGGTGTCGACACCATCTAGGCTAGTGCCAGACATGATACCGATATACAACGCTTCCTTTGACATCATAAACTTACTCCGTTTTTACGTAGCTTTATTGTAAATCAAAAACAATAGGAATAACCTCTGGGGATGCCCATTTGATAATAAATTTGCAGAGGAGCAACTATGGGACCGCTATGGATTGATGTGGCAGGCTACGAACTGACTGCGGAAGATCGCGAAATTTTAGAGCACCCAACCGTCGGTGGCTTGATTCTGTTTGCTAGAAACTACCATGACTCCGAGCAGCTTATTGAACTCAATCGACAAATCCGTCAAGCGGCGAAGAAGCCTATCGTCATTGGTGTTGATCAAGAGGGTGGGCGAGTACAGCGTTTCCGTGACGGGTTTACTTTGCTGCCGCCTGCGGCGCGTTATGCCAAGCTTAAAGACGAAGCCTTGGCGCATCAAGCGGGTTGGCTGATGGCCGCTGAGCTGATTGCTCATGATATTGATTTAAGCTTTGCGCCAGTCTTAGACCAAGGCGAGCAAAGCAAAGCTATTGGTAATCGCGCCTTTGGGGATAATTTCCAAACTATCGTGCAATACACCACTGCTTTTATGGCGGGTATGAAGTCTGCGGGTATGGCGACAACCGGAAAGCATTTTCCTGGGCACGGCGGCGTGACTGCAGACTCGCATCTTGAAACGCCAGTGGATAATCGAGACTCCATTTTTGAGGACGACATGCGTATCTTCCAAGCGCATATCAAAGCTGGCGTGCTTGATGCGATGATGCCAGCCCATGTGGTGTTCCCGCATTACGATGATAAACCAGCAAGCGGCTCAAGCTACTGGTTAAAAGAGGTACTTCGTAAACAGCTTGGTTTCAACGGTATCGTGTTTTCTGATGACCTCTCTATGGAAGGTGCTGCGATTATGGGCGGCCCTGCGGCGCGCGCCCAGCAAGCACTCGATGCGGGCTGCGATACGCTGTTAATGTGTAATAACCGCAACTCGACAATTGAAGTATTGGATAACTTGCCGATTACCAAAGTGAAGCAGGCAAGTCGCATGCTTAGAAAGAAGAACTTTGACTTAGAAGAGCTTAAGAAAAGTGCTCAGTGGAAAGCGGCGAATAGTAAGGTGTTGTCGGCGCTGGAAGGTTAGAGGGTCGTTTCAGGATTAGAACCCTGCCTGCGCAGGGGTGACGGCTATTTTAGGTAAATGGATCTAAAGAGCATGTCATTCCTGCGTAGGCAGGAATCTACTTGAGGCTTGGTGCGAGAGTTGAGTAGACCCCTGCCTACGCAGGGGTGACGATGCCTTTGGATATTGACTGGGCTCATAGGTAACAGTTCTAACCGGGCACATGGGTAACAAGTGCTAATGTGTAAGCTAGTTGAGAGAATCAGTGAAACCCCAACGTCTCTTTCAACGCCTTCAAATACCGGCGACTCACTGGTATTGGATGGTCACTTTGGGTAATGATTTCCGCCAGCCCGTTCTCCAATAACTTGATCTCTTTAATTGCCTTCACATTGACCAAAAACTGGCGATGACAGCGAATCAGAGATGTCTTGTCTTCAATCACTTTCAGTGTTAATTGCGAGGTGGCTTTCTGGGTCGCCGTTTGTACATGCACGCCAGACAGGTCACTGTAAGCAAACTCCACATCTTTAGTGGCAATAATGACGATACGGTTGTGACCAGAACAGGGAATTTGATCGAGTGTAGGCGGTGCGATGGGATCAAAGCTTTCTGTTTGGGTTGTATCGCGTTTGTTTAGGCGCTTGACGGTTTTAGCTAGGCGGCAAGGGTCGACGGGCTTGAGCAGATAATCGAACGCATTGTCTTCGAAAGCTTGGATTGCGTACTGGTCATACGCGGTGACAAACACGACATTCGGCATAGTATCTGGATCTAACATGCTCAAAAGCTCAATGCCGGTGATCTGTGGCATCTGAATATCGAGGAACACCACATCAGGTTTGTGTTGATTTATTTTCTTCAAACCTTCTATGGCGTTGCTGGCTTGATCGATGATCTCAATTTGATCAAACTCAGATAAAAGCTCAATAAGCTCCTCACGAGCAAATAACTCATCATCAATTACTATTGCGGTTAACCGTGTCATGAGGCGATAGCCGTCCTTTTATCGTCTGAATTTGCGGGCGCTGGAATAATAAAGCTCATCCGTGTGTGCTGGTGTGTTTCAACTTCAATTTTTAGCGCTGAGTCACGTCCAAATTGATTGCGTAGGCGTTTATCTACGATTTGCATCCCCAGACCTTGGTGATCTTGCTCAGGTGGCTGGTAGGTGCCAGCGTTATCTTCTACCGTCAGCCGATAACCTTGCTCACACGGTGCACTGAATATTCGAATTGAACCACCCTCGAGTAGATTAGAGATGCCGTGCTTGATGGCATTCTCAACTAGGGGCTGCAAGGTAAAGCTGGGCACGGTTTGTTCGAGTAGCTCGGGGCTGATATCGATATCCACTTCCAAGCGGTCGGTAAACCTTGCCTTCTCAATCGTGAGGTAAGCATTGACGTGCGCGAGTTCTTCTTTGAGGGTCACCGTTTCGATGTTTTGCTTGAGGTTACTGCGAAAGAACTGCGATAAATGCTGAATTAAACTGCGAGCCTTGTCTGGGTCTCGGCGTGTAATAGCACTAATGGTATTGAGCGCGTTAAACAGAAAGTGCGGATTCACTTGTGCATGCAGCAGTTTAATTTCTGCTTGATTGAGTAGGGTCTGCTTGTGGATGTAGTCACCATGCAGAATTTGGCTGGAAAGAAGCTGAGCAATGCCTTCAGCCATCGACATATTGATGGTTGAAAACAGTTTACGCTTCGGCTCGTACAGCTTTATGGTGCCAATAACCTCGTCTCCGGTACGCAGCGGTATGATCAGGGCCGAACCTAGCTTGCAGTCCT
The Vibrio sp. CB1-14 DNA segment above includes these coding regions:
- a CDS encoding DUF2799 domain-containing protein, yielding MRALIIVATSLLAFGCAKGVDDLAQEGSWDQIGYQDGVRGQLSRSYSDLNKLGEAVHTEYDAGYQRGVIEFCDADFAYQIGLSGQYYTGACEGLPEAQRFRMEWQRGWTDYSQQSGF
- the btsR gene encoding two-component system response regulator BtsR; this encodes MTRLTAIVIDDELFAREELIELLSEFDQIEIIDQASNAIEGLKKINQHKPDVVFLDIQMPQITGIELLSMLDPDTMPNVVFVTAYDQYAIQAFEDNAFDYLLKPVDPCRLAKTVKRLNKRDTTQTESFDPIAPPTLDQIPCSGHNRIVIIATKDVEFAYSDLSGVHVQTATQKATSQLTLKVIEDKTSLIRCHRQFLVNVKAIKEIKLLENGLAEIITQSDHPIPVSRRYLKALKETLGFH
- a CDS encoding carbon starvation protein A, whose amino-acid sequence is MLWFLTCVAALIGGYFIYGAFIEKVFGINEKRQTPAHTKADGVDYVPMSTKKVYLVQLLNIAGVGPIFGPIMGALYGPAAMLWIVIGCIFAGAVHDYFSGMLSVRNGGASVPTITGRYLGNGAKHFMNIFAIVLLLLVGVVFVSAPAGMITNLVNDQMDMSMSMTTMVVIIFAYYIIATIVPVDKIIGRFYPLFGALLIFMSVGLITAVALSSEHQIMGGFEISDMFTNMNPNDLPLWPALFITIACGAISGFHATQSPLMARCMENEKNGRFVFYGAMIGEGVIALIWCALALSFFGSIDSLAEAVKNGGPGNVVYSASFGLLGVFGGVLAFLGVVILPITSGDTAFRSSRLILAEYFNMEQKTLRNRLMMAIPLFIIGGILTQVDFGVIWRYFGFANQTTAVMMLWTASAYLLRHNKLHWVTTVPAVFMTTVVITFILNNATLGFGLPMQLSTILGIVSSLSIAGYVIKKSKGKGDIDLADEEKPTGETETA
- the nagZ gene encoding beta-N-acetylhexosaminidase; the protein is MGPLWIDVAGYELTAEDREILEHPTVGGLILFARNYHDSEQLIELNRQIRQAAKKPIVIGVDQEGGRVQRFRDGFTLLPPAARYAKLKDEALAHQAGWLMAAELIAHDIDLSFAPVLDQGEQSKAIGNRAFGDNFQTIVQYTTAFMAGMKSAGMATTGKHFPGHGGVTADSHLETPVDNRDSIFEDDMRIFQAHIKAGVLDAMMPAHVVFPHYDDKPASGSSYWLKEVLRKQLGFNGIVFSDDLSMEGAAIMGGPAARAQQALDAGCDTLLMCNNRNSTIEVLDNLPITKVKQASRMLRKKNFDLEELKKSAQWKAANSKVLSALEG
- a CDS encoding anhydro-N-acetylmuramic acid kinase, producing MSKEALYIGIMSGTSLDGVDTAIVAIRDKQIRLVDSDFLSYPDALKSEVLAICQGQTTSLKQVGELDHKLGKLYVHAVESLLAKSNYSAGDITAIGNHGQTVFHQPDGEMPFTTQLGDNNLVAALTGINTVGDFRRKDMALGGQGAPLVPAFHRYLFSDSESTQVILNIGGIANVSVLQPNGDVVGFDTGPGNVLLDHWCSHAFLQAFDQDAHLAKQGNVNDSLLAQMLTDPYLKRSAPKSTGREYYHGEWLQTQLAKLDSAVNNHDVLRTLTEFTARTIAQAVKPYCVGACPKLLVCGGGANNPIIMSRMSELLANWHVDSTDSEAISGDYMESMAFAWLAHCFINKIPSNLPSVTGASKAVSLGVFYPAN
- the murQ gene encoding N-acetylmuramic acid 6-phosphate etherase, with translation MTNDALLNALSQLVSEGRNPETMDIDLLSSEHILMRMNQQDSLVPLAVEKVIPEIAEAVDAITEAFKQGGRLLYVGAGTSGRLGVLDASECPPTFGTDPDMVVGIIAGGKEAMFKAKEGAEDDPVLGAQDLKDIVLTDKDVVVGIAASGRTPYVIGALEYTNEVGATSVALSCNPASDIANVANIAISPVVGPEALTGSTRLKSGTAQKLVLNMLTTASMIRLGKSYQNLMVDVKATNAKLVARATRIVMQATDCNKDAATTALKQTDYDVKLSILMILTGLDKANAEKQLTKQDGFLRKAVDNETSAS